In Virgibacillus sp. NKC19-16, a single genomic region encodes these proteins:
- a CDS encoding DUF1657 domain-containing protein, with protein sequence MTVGSQVKSCYSSVKSIEASLNMLSNKAQEQETKDAFNNVQQIMNEIKIDLQQQVIHLEREEPQY encoded by the coding sequence ATGACGGTCGGATCACAGGTAAAAAGCTGTTATTCATCGGTGAAAAGTATTGAAGCAAGCTTGAATATGCTTTCTAATAAAGCGCAAGAACAGGAAACAAAGGATGCATTTAACAATGTACAACAAATCATGAACGAAATAAAAATTGACCTGCAGCAACAGGTTATACATCTTGAAAGAGAAGAACCACAATATTAG
- a CDS encoding zinc-binding dehydrogenase produces MKAFVHEYGELKLKDDVQDPVAGNGEVVVALSVAGLNRRDVGLPNRRGDEEEALVLGSDGAGVIASAGEGVTNVKVGDEVIINPSLRWEHNSDAPPKGFDILGMPDDGTFAEKIVLYAEQVEKKPDHLSWEEAGVLALGALTGYRALFTKGQVSEGDTVFIPGAGSGVATYLIQFAKNVGAKVIVTSRNAEKQRQAKELGADIVLDTASDWPKELENETVDLVIDSVGQATFNRSLEILKKGGRIVIFGATTDDTVDFNLRKFFYGQYQLFGTTMGSRQELGAMLEHIENFKMHPVVDRTFSLDEAEKAFDYLKEGKQFGKVALRIE; encoded by the coding sequence ATGAAAGCATTTGTACATGAATATGGTGAATTGAAGTTAAAAGACGACGTTCAGGATCCGGTTGCAGGGAACGGAGAGGTAGTCGTTGCCCTAAGTGTGGCAGGTTTAAATCGACGTGATGTGGGACTTCCAAATCGAAGGGGTGACGAGGAAGAAGCGTTAGTACTTGGCTCTGATGGTGCTGGAGTTATTGCGTCGGCAGGTGAGGGTGTTACAAATGTAAAAGTGGGTGATGAAGTTATCATTAATCCTTCTTTACGTTGGGAGCATAACAGTGACGCACCGCCAAAGGGTTTTGATATTCTTGGGATGCCCGATGATGGTACATTTGCTGAAAAAATTGTCCTATATGCAGAACAAGTGGAGAAAAAGCCAGACCATTTATCCTGGGAAGAAGCAGGTGTGCTAGCGTTAGGCGCGTTAACAGGATACCGGGCGCTTTTTACAAAAGGGCAGGTGAGTGAAGGGGATACCGTATTTATTCCCGGGGCAGGCAGTGGCGTGGCAACATACCTCATTCAGTTTGCGAAAAATGTTGGGGCAAAAGTAATTGTCACTTCCCGAAATGCGGAAAAACAAAGACAAGCCAAAGAATTGGGAGCCGACATTGTATTAGATACAGCTAGCGACTGGCCGAAAGAATTAGAAAATGAAACGGTTGACTTAGTGATCGACAGTGTGGGACAAGCCACATTTAACCGTTCATTGGAGATTTTGAAAAAAGGTGGTCGAATCGTAATATTTGGTGCAACCACAGACGATACAGTAGACTTTAATTTACGTAAATTCTTCTATGGACAGTATCAGTTGTTCGGAACAACCATGGGTAGCAGACAGGAACTTGGAGCAATGCTGGAACATATAGAAAATTTTAAAATGCATCCTGTCGTTGATCGGACTTTCTCATTGGACGAGGCTGAGAAAGCTTTTGACTATTTGAAGGAAGGGAAGCAATTCGGGAAAGTTGCTTTACGTATAGAATAA
- the spoVAE gene encoding stage V sporulation protein AE, with product MIFFWAFVVGGLICVIGQIMFDVFKLSPAHTLTIFVVSGAVLDGIGLYEPLIDFAGAGVTVPITSFGNQLVHGAMQEAEQHGLIGVVTGMFEVTSAGISAAIIFGVIGAILFKSKG from the coding sequence ATGATATTTTTCTGGGCCTTCGTGGTAGGCGGACTTATTTGTGTTATTGGACAGATTATGTTTGATGTATTTAAATTAAGTCCTGCTCATACGTTAACTATTTTTGTTGTCTCAGGTGCTGTGCTTGATGGAATAGGATTATATGAACCATTGATTGATTTTGCCGGTGCAGGCGTTACCGTACCAATTACAAGCTTTGGCAACCAATTGGTTCACGGGGCAATGCAAGAAGCTGAACAGCATGGACTAATAGGGGTTGTAACCGGTATGTTTGAAGTTACCAGTGCAGGTATTTCAGCAGCAATTATTTTCGGTGTAATTGGTGCAATACTGTTTAAATCAAAAGGTTAG
- the nfsA gene encoding oxygen-insensitive NADPH nitroreductase has protein sequence MNNTVETMLNHRSIRKFKKEKLRKDQIHTIVKAAQQASTSSHVMAYTIIGITDENIKAELSAVSGQPYVKDNGHLFVFCGDLNRVYQQASKEEQLQMQESMESTEQFIVTTIDAALAAQNASIAAESMGLGICFLGSLRNDITRVSNLLGLPERVIPLFGLAVGYPDQQPETKPRLPLEIVYHENEYENDEKQQSLITDFDNQLTSYYQNRSSNTRKDTWTNQMIRKYKHPIRMDVTPFMRDKKFNKR, from the coding sequence ATGAACAACACAGTAGAAACTATGCTCAATCATCGTTCTATACGTAAATTTAAAAAAGAAAAACTAAGAAAAGACCAAATACATACCATCGTAAAAGCAGCACAACAAGCTTCGACCTCGAGTCATGTTATGGCATATACCATTATTGGAATCACGGATGAGAATATAAAGGCAGAATTATCAGCTGTATCAGGACAACCTTATGTAAAAGATAATGGTCACCTATTTGTATTCTGCGGAGATTTGAATCGCGTTTACCAACAAGCCTCTAAGGAAGAGCAATTACAAATGCAGGAAAGTATGGAAAGTACAGAGCAATTTATCGTAACAACCATTGATGCAGCGTTAGCAGCGCAAAATGCATCCATAGCAGCAGAATCAATGGGACTCGGTATTTGTTTTTTAGGTAGCCTGCGAAATGACATAACGCGTGTAAGCAATTTACTTGGACTTCCAGAACGCGTCATCCCTTTGTTCGGGCTGGCAGTTGGCTATCCGGATCAGCAGCCTGAAACCAAACCGCGATTGCCTCTCGAGATTGTGTATCATGAAAATGAATATGAAAATGATGAAAAGCAGCAATCCTTAATAACCGATTTTGATAATCAGCTCACGTCCTATTACCAAAATCGCTCAAGCAACACACGAAAAGATACATGGACGAACCAAATGATCCGTAAGTACAAACATCCCATACGAATGGATGTTACACCATTTATGAGGGATAAAAAGTTTAATAAAAGATAA
- a CDS encoding DUF421 domain-containing protein, translating to MPDWIMIILRSLTLVAILFFMTKWLGAKQMSQLNVFEYISGIVLGGIVAIHTIDPNSNLIYGILAMVIWFLVPFTVEFLSLKSKSFRNFTEGKSTVFIQDGKIMEDNLKKEGYSTDDLLAKLRDNNVFLTSDVEFALLEPSGTLSVLPKKENRPLTAKDLGIKLAPEKEPQTVIMDGKVLLEPLANLNLNTNWLETELDKINVSIENVFLGQADTNGQLTVDLYDDKLAVPSPSELPLLLATMKKSQADLELFALATENENAKQMYEKNSKKMQQAIDMVSPYLS from the coding sequence ATGCCGGATTGGATTATGATTATCTTAAGATCACTTACATTAGTAGCTATTTTATTTTTTATGACAAAATGGCTTGGTGCAAAGCAAATGTCACAACTAAATGTCTTTGAATACATTTCCGGCATTGTTCTGGGTGGAATTGTGGCAATTCATACAATAGATCCAAACAGCAATCTCATATATGGCATTTTAGCCATGGTTATCTGGTTCTTAGTGCCTTTTACTGTCGAGTTTCTTTCACTTAAAAGTAAATCCTTTCGTAACTTCACCGAGGGAAAAAGTACTGTATTTATTCAAGATGGCAAAATCATGGAGGATAACTTAAAAAAAGAAGGTTACTCGACCGATGACTTACTTGCGAAATTACGTGATAATAATGTATTCCTCACATCTGATGTTGAATTTGCATTACTCGAGCCATCAGGAACATTAAGTGTTCTACCCAAAAAAGAGAACCGGCCTTTAACAGCAAAAGACTTAGGAATAAAGCTTGCACCGGAAAAGGAACCCCAAACGGTGATCATGGACGGGAAAGTCTTACTCGAACCATTGGCAAATTTAAATTTAAATACAAATTGGTTAGAAACAGAACTGGATAAAATTAATGTCAGTATTGAAAACGTGTTTCTAGGCCAAGCAGATACAAATGGCCAGTTAACCGTTGATTTATATGATGACAAATTGGCTGTACCAAGCCCTTCAGAATTACCCCTTCTCCTTGCTACAATGAAAAAGTCCCAGGCTGATCTGGAGCTGTTTGCATTAGCTACGGAAAATGAGAACGCAAAACAAATGTATGAAAAAAACAGTAAAAAAATGCAACAAGCAATTGATATGGTCAGCCCTTATTTGAGTTAA
- the spoVAC gene encoding stage V sporulation protein AC, producing the protein MADKKKKNLPPEAQSYQAFQDKREVKRPLLKNCIKAFLVGGFICFIGQIITTFYIYYFNFTEQTAGSPTVATLIFITMLLTGFGVYDRIGQFSGAGSAVPVTGFGNAVISSAIEYRTEGFILGVGSNMLKLAGPVIVYGVFASFVVALIKTILIKWGGL; encoded by the coding sequence ATGGCAGATAAAAAAAAGAAAAATTTACCCCCTGAAGCACAATCATACCAGGCATTTCAAGACAAACGTGAAGTAAAAAGACCCTTATTAAAAAACTGTATAAAAGCATTTTTAGTTGGTGGATTCATCTGTTTTATCGGCCAAATTATTACTACTTTCTATATTTACTACTTTAATTTCACCGAGCAAACAGCAGGAAGTCCCACCGTGGCAACACTCATTTTCATAACAATGCTACTGACCGGGTTCGGTGTTTATGATCGAATTGGGCAATTTTCCGGTGCAGGGTCAGCAGTACCTGTAACAGGATTTGGTAATGCGGTCATTTCTTCAGCTATCGAATATCGGACGGAAGGGTTTATCTTAGGTGTAGGCAGTAACATGTTGAAACTAGCCGGGCCGGTTATTGTATACGGTGTGTTTGCTTCATTTGTCGTCGCTCTCATAAAAACAATTCTTATAAAGTGGGGTGGGTTATAA
- a CDS encoding DUF1657 domain-containing protein, whose amino-acid sequence MTVSSQLKQTIAGLKSAQASFEQFALQTENKQAKQMYENAAQQTQTVLQSVEPRSQQIEQEEPQYKGF is encoded by the coding sequence ATGACTGTAAGCAGCCAATTAAAACAAACCATTGCAGGACTTAAAAGTGCTCAGGCAAGTTTCGAGCAATTTGCACTGCAAACTGAAAATAAACAAGCAAAACAAATGTACGAAAATGCCGCTCAACAAACACAGACAGTCCTGCAAAGTGTTGAGCCAAGATCACAGCAAATCGAACAAGAAGAACCACAATACAAAGGATTTTAA